The genomic stretch ACAGAACCCACATTCACCAGGCAGCCAGGCAGAGTGATAATGATATGCTATGATatgaggcatatatatatatatatcatatatcatatagtAGCCGATATGTGGAGGTCAAGGTCTGAAACAAGATGGAGTGACCATGAGGACAGAGAGGTGGGATTGGTGTCATCCAAGAGGGGACATGTTAGGGAGGCAGGAGCCTTTGATGAATATTGGATCCCACCTTCTATGTTTTCTATACTTATATGCTCTGAGAGTAGGGTGCATACTCTTTGTATTTTGAGCGTGCCTGCTGGGTGTCTGCTGAGCAGGTTTGACAGTGACACCCCCCTCCCATCTGGGGTCCCACAGATCTTGAATATAGAGGTGGAAGGACCCTTTCTGTAGTATGTAAAAGCTGAGAGGGGGAATTAGGACGGCTCAGATTTGTTCAATGGTCTCTGCAGGATGGATATGGACATCGTCAGTCAGCTTCTGGTCACTTCTCACATAATCTTCCTATCAGCCATAGAGAAAACAGGCATGCGGCAGGAGTGAAGGAGAAAGGGATAAGGACAGGACTACAGGAAACTGGATAGGTCTTTGACAGcacactacagagcaatttcctGTCCCTATTAGGACAGGCTGTTGGTCGGGGGGAGGGTGTCTTGGATGCTAAGCATCCATATATAAGAGCTGTCCTGGTCAGGTGTagacagaaaagaggagagagcaagtTTGGATATGAGACCTTTTTGGATTGTTTGTGCAGTGGCAGAAGGTGTTACAGTAGGAGAGGATTTGGAAAATTGAGCATGCCAAGTGGGAGCTGAGATAAGAGAGAAGCACAGGGGGACACAGAGAAGCTGGGAGTGGCAGGGGGACAAGGTCAGAGGCCCCCAAGGAAGCTTCAGTACTTTGCAAGCAGCCCCTGGAGGAGAAAGCAAGGAAACAGGGAGTGGGAGTCCAATAGAGGAAAAGGAGGGCAGGGCTTAATAACTAGAAAACTGCCCACATGATGGAGCCCTGGAGGATGCAGCAGGGAGATGCCCATGTAGTGGACACCTCGGAGGGCATAGCAGGCTCCAGGAGCCGGAGAGTGGACACTTTGGTTAGAGCAGGTGAAGGGAAGAAGCAGTTGAAGAGGTGGACTCTTGAGTTTGGAACCAAATATGATGGGTGGCAGCTGGacgtggtggtacatgtctttaatcctagcacttgggaggcagaggccagtggatttcctgagttcaaacccagcctggtctatagggcaagtttcaggacagccagggctacacagaaaaaccctgtctcaagaacaaaaacaaaaaacaaaaaacaaaaacaagttttaaaGTCTGTACATGGTTGGTGGCAGAAGTCCGCAGAAAAGATCCATACACATCTTAGCAGAGTCAAATCGGTAGTTTCAGTCAGACCAGATGCTTGTCAGAGCAGCTGAGTCCCTTTGATAGTTGAAAGGTACAGCTAAGAACTATTATTCGGGCTATTGATTAGTGGTTCCGGCTGGGAAAGCCCACTGGAACGTATGAGATGGCTTGACAATGGGTGTAAGGAGGTACAACATGTGCAGTGAGCTGGTGGGACATGTGCAGTGAGCTGGTGGGGCATGTGCAGTGTGAGCTGGTGGGATGTGCAGTGAGCTGGTGGGGCATGTGCAGTGTGAGCTGGTGGGATGTGCAGTGAGCTGGTGGGGCATGTGCAGTGTGAGCTGGTGGGGCATGTGCAGTGAGCTGGTGGGACATGTGCAGTGTGAGCTGGTGGGACATGTGCAGTGAGCTGGTGGGAATTGTGCAGTGAGCTGGTGGGAATTGTGCAGTGTGAGCTGGTGGAGCATGTGCAGTGTGAGCTGGTGGGAAATACATTGCAGCTGGAAGGATTGCTTGGAGACCAACTTTGAAATATTATTTGCTGGAATCTCCAAGTCTTAAGGCATGGAGACTGGCCAGGGGCTGGGTGTTTCCCTTGAGGTTTGAGCAGCCAGGCCCTGCCCTCAAGACTTCTCTAATCATTATGTCCAGCCCCACTGGAAATTAACCAGGCCCTgccttaaggaaaaaaaacaagccaggcatggtggcacacgcctttgatcccagcactcgagaggcagaggcaagcagatttctgagttcgaggccagcctggtctacaaagtgagttccaggacagccagggctacacagaaaaaacctgtctcaaacaaacgaacaaaaaaagaaaagaaaaaacaaaacaacaaaacccacacaaGATGAAGCCACAGATTGCATCAGTCCCTGAGCTGCCCCAACATCAGGTCGCAAAATCCCTCCATTCTCAGAGCACTCTGGATAGTTCTGCCCCAGCTCCAAAAACCCTCCTGCTCAGTTCTTTGCTGCTTCTGATCAGAGACAGCCGCCTTCCCTCCCGTCTTTTCCAATAACTCTCTTATGCGAGGTTTGTTGTAGGATGTGATTTCGTAGTATTTTTGGCTCCCAACTGCCAGGATACCTTTCTCCTCAGAGCTGTAACATTTACACTGGTTTTAGAGTCAAGTCAGGGGTCGGGTGTTCTTTCTTTGGCCCTTTTTCCCTACAGGATGGTAGGTGCTTAATATGTCCAAGGCCCTGAGTCCAATCCTCATCACCAGCAAAAATAGTTTGTCAGACAAACTATTTAAATAGAACTCTTCTAGGAATccgtttagttttttgttgttgtttgcttgctttcaaacaacaaaaaccataaaaatattagGGCTGGGTGGGCACGGTGGCGCAAGctaaaccccagcactgggaagtggAGGCACAAGAAGGAGATCACACTTAAAGACTTGAGCACAGGAAGGCGGGTGCTTACAGAGAACAGCCAGAGAAAAGACTACGATTCCCATAAGGCTCTGCATCTAGTGTGCTCGGTCTCCCGACAGGCCCTGCGTTCCTCACCCGCCAGCTTTTGCCTGAACCTTACAAGCTTCTGAGATGAAGAACCCGGAGGAAGCGGCGGACGGGAAGCAGCGTATTCACCTGCGCCCTGGCTCGCTGCGGGGCGCCGCACCGGCTAAGCTGCACCTCCTGCCCTGCGACGTTCTGGCCAGCCGGCCCGCCCTGGTAGATCGCTTCTTCACGCCCGCCGTCCGCCACGATGCAGACGGTGAGTCCGAGCAGGCCCCGCGGCTCTCGGGCTTCGTGGTCCGCGGCGGACGCCACCGGTACATCCTCCCGTGGCCAGGCCGGCCTGATGGCTTTGCATGTCCCTCCTGCAGGGCTACAGGTGTCGTTTCGCGGTCGCGGCCTGCGGGGCGAGGAGGTAGCTGTGCCGCCAGGGTTTGCGGGATTCGTGATGGTGacggaggagaagggagaggggttGATAGGGAAACTGAACTTCCCCCGGGACGCGGAGGACAAAGCGGACGAGGCGCAGGAGCCGCTGGAGCGGGACTTCGTGAGCAAAGGGAGATGGTAGGTTTGGGGTGAGGGCAGTAGCTGCTGTCCCGAGTCTGAACCCGGCCTTTTCCAGGATCGCCTTATGGGGGCCACCGGCAGCTTCAGCCATTTCACCTTGTGGGGTCTGGAAACGGTCCCGGGTCCAGATGCCAAAGTGCATAGGGCCCTAGGTTGGCCCAGCCTCGCAGCAGCGGTACGTATACAGGAGCCCTTTTCCTCCTCAGACTTGGTCAGTCCTTCTATCTGATTTGAATAGTGTCTCTAGTGATTTGGGGGCTTTAGGGCAATAAACACCACGGGGATCATGGCTCCGGAGGCCCAGACTACGGAGTGGTGGGAGgcattctccactttctcttagACGGGGCTATCACCCTGAGCAGCTGAGTCCCCACCCAACTGCTGTGTATTATAAGTCACAAAGTAGAAGTGACTCCTGTTGCAGATTCACGCCCAGGTCCCTGAGGACTGAGAACCAGATCAGGAGAATGACAGTCACAGATCCCTTCTCACCACTTTGGAGCAACTGTTTCTATCCCAATAAATGAGATCTTCACAATGCCTGAGTCTGTGGGCACCTTAGCACCCTGAAGCTGGCATTGCATGGCACCCAGTGTGGTAAGAACTCCTGATAACTCTGCCTATATAAACAATTTATTTCTGGGGGCAAGAGGGGCCAGAACTTTGCAACCAGcgcccaccccaccctccagctcctcctttataaaagaaatttttaCAATCACCGGTCCTGTACAGAATGCTCCCCACCCATCTTAATGTACACAGCTGCCTGGATCCCTCTGGTCCACGTGTTCAGAGCAGACCTGGGCCAATAAGACAGCTATCCTCAGAGTTGGCCTAGGCCTGAGCTTGCCTTGGCACTGGCCACTAGTGGGCCCCTCCTAGgcctcttctcctcttgggtCTGTCCTTCGGCCTGTCTCGCTTTGCGTGCCTCTTCGAAGCTCAAATGGGACAAGACAGGGTGCCAGCCATGGTTCGGCCGGCTCTCATGGTATTGCAATGGGTAGTGTGTGTCACCACTTTCCTCTCTTGCTCCAGTCTTTGGGAGTGAAGTGCAGACACTTGGAGTCAATCCGAAGGAGCCGCTTGAGCATAGCCCGCTCATGCCCATCCACGATGTCTTCTGACAGAGTTAGGATATACTGGCCCTGAGCAAGAGATAGAGCCAGCTCATGTCAGCTCAGAGCCTGCATCCCATATTCCTCGTCTATCCCCTGAGCATGCCTCCTAACCTTGTAGTAATTGATGAGATTGAGGTACTGCAGTGTGGAGATGACATCTTCTTTCTTGATACTAGTGATTTCACTGAtctcactgtgggggtggaagtGGGGGAAAGTTCAGTCCTCTGAAGGTATTCATCTGTCCCCAGAAACCCCAGGAACAGACAGACCATACCACAACCCCCAGGTGGGCATTTGGGCTCACTTGATGGTGATCTGTGGCCTCTCCCCGCTCTCCGACTTCAGCCCCATCAGGATCTCCAAGATGGTTTGGGACCAGTAACTTCGGTAGGATAGGAGGCCAAGATCTGACAGGGGTTTCTCAGGAGTTCCTGTCTTCCCTTCTACTTTCGAGAGTTCATAGCCTAAAGTAATAGAGCACAGGAGGCGGAGTAAGCGTCACATGTACACGGCAGCTTatgaggaaggagaggggctgTGGAGctgggctgcctgcctgcctgcctgcctctcacttACTCTTGGTGTGGACCAGCAGCTTCCCTGTCTGCAGTGTTGGGGCCAAAGGCTAGAAGAGCAGCTCTGGTTGGGTACTTGTCAGCCAGTGAAGGCTGCTGGGATGGGTCACTGCCCTGCTAGCCTGTGTCTGGGTGTATGGCAGTAGTGATGGAGCCCTTTGTGGTCTGAGGACACGGGGACCTTTCCAATGTCCTCAGTTTAGCTGTGATCCTGGGAACGTCAGCTGCTCTCAGCAGAATGGGCAGGGTGCTTAAGGACATAATAGGAACGGATGGGGGCTCCTCAGAGCCAGGT from Mus caroli chromosome 19, CAROLI_EIJ_v1.1, whole genome shotgun sequence encodes the following:
- the Rnaseh2c gene encoding ribonuclease H2 subunit C isoform X1; the protein is MKNPEEAADGKQRIHLRPGSLRGAAPAKLHLLPCDVLASRPALVDRFFTPAVRHDADGLQVSFRGRGLRGEEVAVPPGFAGFVMVTEEKGEGLIGKLNFPRDAEDKADEAQEPLERDFDRLMGATGSFSHFTLWGLETVPGPDAKVHRALGWPSLAAAIHAQVPED
- the Rnaseh2c gene encoding ribonuclease H2 subunit C isoform X2, with the protein product MKNPEEAADGKQRIHLRPGSLRGAAPAKLHLLPCDVLASRPALVDRFFTPAVRHDADGLQVSFRGRGLRGEEVAVPPGFAGFVMVTEEKGEGLIGKLNFPRDAEDKADEAQEPLERDFDRLMGATGSFSHFTLWGLETVPGPDAKVHRALGWPSLAAALRWLATH
- the Rnaseh2c gene encoding ribonuclease H2 subunit C isoform X3 translates to MKNPEEAADGKQRIHLRPGSLRGAAPAKLHLLPCDVLASRPALVDRFFTPAVRHDADGLQVSFRGRGLRGEEVAVPPGFAGFVMVTEEKGEGLIGKLNFPRDAEDKADEAQEPLERDFVSKGRCSGGWRLIRPLTDLGLRSFVSAGMIGTHTSKL